The Lycium barbarum isolate Lr01 chromosome 12, ASM1917538v2, whole genome shotgun sequence genome includes a region encoding these proteins:
- the LOC132622085 gene encoding eukaryotic translation initiation factor 4E-2, with translation MGDELKKTTTSEEGEMVDDTTLGKEIAMKYPLEHAWTFWFDNPSGKSKQAAWGSSIRPIYTFSTAEDFWSVYNNIHHPSKLAVGADFHCFKNKIEPKWEDPVCANGGKWTMSFSRGKSDTCWLYTLLALIGEQFDYGDEICGAVVNVRVRQEKIALWTRNAANETAQVSIGKQWKEFLDYNDTIGFIFHDDAKKLDRAAKNRYSV, from the exons ATGGGCGATGAACTAAAGAAAACGACGACGTCAGAGGAAGGAGAGATGGTGGATGATACGACGTTAGGGAAAGAAATCGCAATGAAATACCCACTCGAACATGCTTGGACATTTTGGTTCGATAATCCTTCAgggaaatccaaacaggctgcTTGGGGTAGTTCCATTCGCCCCATTTACACCTTCTCCACTGCTGAAGATTTTTGGAG TGTGTACAACAACATCCACCACCCAAGCAAGTTGGCCGTGGGTGCAGACTTTCattgttttaaaaataaaatcgagCCAAAGTGGGAGGATCCTGTATGTGCCAATGGAGGAAAGTGGACGATGAGCTTTTCTAGGGGTAAATCTGATACCTGCTGGCTGTATACG CTCCTGGCACTGATTGGAGAGCAATTTGATTATGGAGATGAAATTTGTGGAGCGGTTGTTAATGTTCGAGTTAGACAAGAAAAAATAGCTCTGTGGACCAGGAATGCTGCCAATGAAACAGCTCAG GTGAGTATTGGTAAACAGTGGAAGGAGTTTCTGGATTACAATGACACAATTGGCTTTATATTTCAT GATGATGCAAAGAAGCTTGACAGAGCTGCCAAGAATCGTTATTCCGTGTAG